In one window of Henckelia pumila isolate YLH828 chromosome 1, ASM3356847v2, whole genome shotgun sequence DNA:
- the LOC140894750 gene encoding uncharacterized protein yields the protein MAANANLSLRQLGTPDLNQQPLCITFPTLEANDTFEFKSGLIHLLPSFHGLVGEDPHKHLMDFHVLCASMKPHGVMEEQIQLRAFPFSLKDATKDWLYYLPPGSITTWTDMKMIFLKKYFLASRAANIRKEIYGIKKHMRESLHEY from the coding sequence ATGGCTGCAAATGCAAATTTGAGCTTGAGACAGCTTGGCACCCCTGATCTGAATCAAcaacccttatgcattacttttcctactttagAAGCTAATGATACTTTTGAATTTAAATCTGGACTAATACATTTGTTACCTTCTTTTCATGGCCTTGTAGGTGAGGATCCCCATAAAcatttgatggattttcatGTGCTATGTGCAagcatgaaaccccatggagtgatgGAAGAACAAATTCAATTGAGAGCCTTTCCATTTTCTCTGAAAGATGCTAcaaaggattggctatactacctacctcctggatccatcacaacttggacAGATATGAAGATGATTTTCCTAAAAAAGTACTTTCTAGCTTCGAGAGCAGCGAACATCAGAAAAGAGATTTATGGCATCAAGAAACATATGAGAGAGTCACTTCATGAATATTga